The Huiozyma naganishii CBS 8797 chromosome 6, complete genome genome includes a window with the following:
- the KNAG0F03260 gene encoding uncharacterized protein (similar to Saccharomyces cerevisiae SDS24 (YBR214W) and SDS23 (YGL056C); ancestral locus Anc_6.107), protein MLSTPPLLPRNNPVNFLQTTAENVNNTHNNIPSHNSNPNLANIRFKDQMFNSIDSLELQPENNNQQNNNSDNIALFKSMTNESVNSSNGSISSISLSSNHNLNYDPTETFFMHGGAAPVTNPGVTNPSVAAAATASSIPSMNSNNNSNYSLNTVNQYLNTVHLTSWQHIKLSQLIESNKLIFIDASVTVEEAFNTLMKHNLTSLPVQMHSGDINCLTFDYNDLNSYLLLVLNKIKLSDETISNNNRPLGGEPILVGDLIKHTPKDPFYKLSEMENLSNVINILGSGVHRIAITDPQMTQIIGILSQRRLVKYLWDNSRSFPDLEPLFNTSIKKLQIGVFNDNNKIKLTSKKSPVISIHGEEALINALYKMHVEKISSIAVIDNQNILIGNISVTDVKNLTKTSQYPLLSNTCRHFISVILNNRGLENGGKDSFPIFHVYPSSSLARTIVKLVATKSHRLWIVQPSSMTDPVVKEDSDFNINKPYSPHLVEKDSKTGKLIGVVSLTDILSALARNQTQHKRVDPQMARRNRISNHT, encoded by the coding sequence ATGCTCTCCACACCACCGTTACTACCAAGAAATAACCCGGTGAATTTCTTGcaaacaacagcagaaaaTGTGAATAATACACATAACAATATACCAAGCCATAACAGTAACCCAAACCTCGCAAATATCAGGTTCAAAGATCAAATGTTTAATTCTATCGACTCTTTGGAATTACAACCGGAGAATAATAAccaacaaaataataacaGTGATAACATCGCGCTGTTCAAATCAATGACAAACGAGTCGGTTAACTCCTCCAATGGATCCATCTCTTCAATATCCTTATCGTCAAACCATAACCTCAACTACGACCCAACGGAAACTTTTTTCATGCATGGCGGGGCTGCTCCTGTAACAAACCCTGGGGTGACCAACCCTTCCGTGGCGGCGGCTGCAACTGCCTCCTCTATCCCGTCGATGAACAGCAATAACAACTCAAATTACTCGCTCAATACAGTGAACCAGTACTTGAATACCGTGCACCTGACAAGCTGGCAGCATATCAAACTGTCACAACTGATCGAATCGAACAAATTGATATTTATTGACGCTTCAGTGACCGTGGAGGAGGCATTCAACACGCTCATGAAACATAACTTGACATCCTTGCCCGTTCAGATGCACAGCGGCGACATCAACTGTCTCACTTTCGACTACAACGATTTGAACTCGTACCTTCTACTagtgttgaacaagattaAACTCTCGGATGAAACTATTAGCAACAATAACCGGCCCCTGGGAGGGGAACCAATCTTGGTAGGGGACCTCATTAAACATACCCCAAAGGACCCCTTCTACAAATTATCAGAGATGGAAAACCTCTCAAACGTCATCAATATCCTTGGATCGGGAGTCCACCGCATAGCTATCACAGACCCACAGATGACCCAGATCATCGGTATACTCTCACAGCGTAGACTCGTGAAATACCTTTGGGACAACTCACGGTCGTTCCCGGATTTGGAACCCTTGTTCAACACATcgatcaaaaaattgcaaatTGGTGTGTTCAACGATAACAACAAGATAAAACTTACCTCCAAGAAATCCCCAGTGATCTCCATCCACGGCGAAGAGGCACTCATCAACGCACTGTACAAGATGCACGTGGAAAAAATCTCTTCCATCGCAGTAATCGATAACCAGAACATCCTAATTGGTAACATCTCAGTGACAGACGTGAAAAACTTGACCAAGACATCGCAGTACCCACTCCTATCCAACACGTGTCGCCACTTCATCTCCGTGATACTGAACAACAGAGGATTGGAAAACGGCGGGAAAGATTCCTTCCCGATCTTCCACGTGTACCCATCCTCCTCGCTAGCAAGAACAATCGTGAAACTGGTCGCGACTAAATCGCACCGACTATGGATCGTTCAACCGTCGTCCATGACAGACCCGGTAGTTAAGGAGGACTCCGActtcaacatcaacaaacCGTACTCCCCACACCTCGTCGAAAAGGATAGCAAGACGGGCAAACTCATCGGTGTTGTGTCCCTGACAGATATACTCAGCGCCTTGGCAAGAAACCAAACGCAGCACAAAAGGGTAGACCCTCAAATGGCAAGGAGAAATAGAATAAGTAACCATACGTGA
- the NUP192 gene encoding Nup192p (similar to Saccharomyces cerevisiae NUP192 (YJL039C); ancestral locus Anc_5.261) — MNWSVEPFELLYRSIQNGEVDLELFNGLLTDLKALNLDNNKRKNQTSRSQLEKGEAKLGDGATYQFNEVFVISAIKLSDELNLDELIIAELMLSNLNGADYTENDDFLLMNNGKIQYFMRRQYILQIVAYIVNCLQRDDPILESFFDDNTVSNVIQAFKSIHTNLVEIKQLVNKAQILDHYDVLFQKNVRFKRDFLLKEYDILSQILTGLSQNRILSTQSHITSLIDHITSLDANDFFIIYYLPAVFQTFGELNHFADGEVKSLHQALLKDLKSPEIYSKPVHVTFIFVFLTFFISWCKEKPSERAMSLDFKTAVDEPMTTAVELGAIEQLLVFTADTSVVEKDKSIDLFYDIRSLLQRHIPKLIPKNLLDDDTQYTNSSSGNVHNAMNNISGGNAGFLNSNYGSPAANKKHIPKYQFDCVFLSEQTEITLLSTTHVVLQRIIADCAFLLTKIKDAEEDSLLSGEDLTLDDVSVKADLERFFLTIYYFYASRPEYAKVFWEDKESNAFGFIAWASKCSDSLIRSCFYLMISSLSFGAENSVNVFHYFNDDSTVSWNIICQCISDYIAKISSLNNAVQHQQTLGNSEIDTNLVALEEGLNEEAIIFLSSLFTLIGSVAHDVDENIKLSLSTMFSDVLFEFSKLDTPLIGACFMTLSHIVPTSTKDKAKFWLLLDAMIFKNATLTNTHHSYRTAFSSIFGNYSEVLGFLRLFAKLLQIDTSNQDHGLIRFGNLEFPAKLGQSYRKAGIWPYFNYIFTDLLIPSEKLTDEANKIAIQLPIMESINTALCSFDYRVILNSVPVGADLNRLTTSGDFFEYIQESPATAVFNYLFQEKCYQSIFKIIVGGSDELINIGSEGNYHTLLIQNACQVISRTLQHQETYLDELIPIVKKNRKEIFMIPKDFGHHGLRSFYDAIFFNLNVIAHFGLYVGVENYIIASESISILKKMSLLYNKNCSSTHLRNKLLIVLDAVDESARIKDAFISQIETPIDIEEKLQLKLEILDLLASNLSYSDQEMTVAHFLLGFQVSDAISVGPKLSTFIASGISLLGSLLNLLQASLESVSPANIDYAPMRLAAMTMEIILKLCRNPVTSAIIFDVLLENEFLDTIVMLDPQITKYTSWNNRLFETSSLESVHAFNEGPSLGAFISFLSYRNHLTQFFSLFIHRIFFVGTTFQISTYINYLISSNRGSAKILSFLNTLNYGSIPVSKYTGNLSSNLSKVSFELDLIPLKPRCTGNIFDFTEVDARLSLFKRANEVQPKPTMLTLVTNRSVDGDPSEKKEDAEMLKLRSYITDCLSNSKISDLQLCILHSWVQLVQIIVTDGKLGTLERCDFILEIFSTIVPKINDYVEFDVKFSEELVSLAVFLYEIYNQDRRTMDKYDKLDTRLDSLFKVCIHGITSPLSSISLRSDFYVLTNQYLVRILNDEKLSKEILQNLRVINEKFVEVISNDAIYGQGTSRITAILLLDSLVQVADWNKDNIILESLTKNAHLLLIIRTLKNIDNILKSTTEATSIDDLLYEMTAFKATVFFLIRIAQTRTGSQSLIQNKLLQVIGQCSFLKVDPELGLNLHFDENPSKGTGVVNINIGLESAASAGRETEDLSLFELFIPVFKLICTVLISVGSENEVVINNTRQLLSAFRKLLVGVFKKDALNDSEGRTNYLHGKNDVLGEMVMLITLLCTLTDYNGKECL, encoded by the coding sequence ATGAACTGGTCTGTGGAACCCTTTGAGCTATTGTATCGTTCGATTCAGAATGGAGAGGTGGATCTTGAACTGTTTAATGGCCTGCTAACGGATCTAAAAGCTCTGAATTTGGATAACAACAAGAGGAAAAACCAGACGAGCAGGTCGCAACTGGAGAAAGGTGAGGCTAAACTGGGTGATGGTGCGACATACCAGTTCAACGAGGTATTTGTGATTTCTGCTATTAAACTGTCGGATGAATTGAACTTAGACGAGCTGATTATAGCAGAATTGATGCTGTCTAACCTGAATGGTGCAGATTACACCGAAAATGACgatttcttgttgatgaatAACGGGAAAATTCAATACTTCATGAGAAGACAGTACATCCTGCAAATTGTTGCTTATATCGTCAACTGTCTTCAGCGCGATGATCCAATACTGGAAAGTTTCTTTGATGATAATACGGTCAGCAATGTCATACAGGCATTCAAATCCATACACACAAATCTGGTGGAAATCAAACAGCTCGTTAACAAGGCGCAAATTCTGGACCACTACGACGTtttatttcaaaagaacgTTAGATTTAAACGTgatttcttgttgaaagaatACGATATACTGAGTCAGATACTGACTGGCCTTTCTCAGAATAGAATACTTTCGACTCAGTCCCATATCACATCCTTGATTGACCACATCACCTCACTGGACGCAAATGACTTCTTCATAATATATTATCTTCCTGCCGTCTTCCAAACGTTTGGAGAGTTGAACCATTTTGCCGATGGTGAAGTCAAATCTTTACACCAAGCATTATTGAAAGACTTAAAGAGCCCAGAGATTTATTCCAAGCCGGTACACGTGACCTTCATTTTTGTGTTCTTGACGTTCTTTATATCATGGTGTAAGGAGAAGCCCAGCGAGAGAGCAATGTCGTTAGATTTCAAGACGGCAGTTGACGAACCCATGAcaactgctgttgaatTGGGGGCAATTGAACAATTATTGGTGTTCACCGCAGACACATCCGTTGTGGAGAAGGATAAAAGCATTGACTTGTTTTACGATATCAGATCATTGTTGCAAAGACACATCCCAAAACTAATTCCAAAGAATTTGTTGGATGATGACACACAGTACACCAATAGCTCCAGTGGCAATGTGCACAATGCCATGAATAACATTTCCGGTGGTAATGCAGGGTTTTTAAACAGCAACTATGGCTCTCCGGCGGCCAACAAGAAGCATATTCCAAAATACCAATTTGACTGCGTCTTTCTTTCGGAGCAAACGGAAATTACTTTGTTGAGTACAACACATGTCGTCCTACAAAGGATTATTGCTGATTGTGCTTTCCTTTTGACAAAGATCAAagatgctgaagaagatTCCCTGCTGTCTGGTGAAGACCTCACTTTGGATGATGTATCAGTAAAGGCAGATCTGGAGAGGTTCTTTTTGACCATCTACTACTTTTACGCATCGAGACCTGAATACGCTAAAGTGTTCTGGGAGGACAAGGAATCGAACGCTTTTGGGTTTATTGCATGGGCTTCCAAGTGTAGTGACAGTCTTATAAGGTCCTGTTTCTACTTGATGATATCAAGTCTCTCTTTTGGGGCAGAAAACTCTGTAAATGTCTTCCATTACTTCAATGACGACAGTACCGTTTCATGGAACATCATCTGCCAATGCATATCAGACTACATAGCGAAGATCAGCAGTTTGAATAATGCggttcaacatcaacagaCGTTAGGAAACTCTGAAATTGACACTAATTTAGTAGCACTCGAAGAGGGGCTGAACGAGGAGGCTATTATATTTCTATCTTCATTGTTTACTTTGATCGGGTCGGTAGCCCACgatgttgatgaaaacATCAAACTATCCTTATCCACAATGTTCTCTGACGTACTTTTCGAATTTTCAAAGCTTGATACACCGTTGATTGGTGCGTGTTTCATGACACTTAGCCATATAGTACCAACTTCGACGAAAGATAAAGCTAAATTTTGGTTGTTACTAGATGCCATGATATTCAAAAACGCGACGTTGACAAATACACACCACTCTTACAGAACGGCTTTTTCCTCAATTTTTGGCAACTATTCAGAAGTGTTAGGATTCCTACGTTTGTTTGCTAAACTTCTGCAAATAGACACTAGCAACCAAGATCATGGGCTTATAAGGTTCGGTAACCTCGAATTTCCTGCAAAGTTAGGACAAAGTTATAGGAAAGCTGGTATATGGCCATACTTTAATTACATCTTTACAGACTTGTTGATACCTAGCGAAAAATTGACAGATGAGGCAAATAAAATTGCAATTCAATTACCCATAATGGAATCTATCAATACAGCACTTTGTTCCTTCGATTATCGGGTCATTTTGAACTCTGTGCCAGTGGGTGCTGATCTGAATAGATTAACCACCAGTGGGGATTTTTTTGAATACATCCAGGAATCGCCGGCTACTGCAGTTTTTAATTACTTGTTCCAGGAAAAATGTTATCAGAGTATATTTAAAATCATTGTCGGTGGTTCTGACGAGCTCATTAACATTGGATCCGAAGGCAACTATCATACTCTGTTGATTCAAAATGCATGCCAGGTGATCAGCAGGACTTTGCAACATCAGGAAACCTACCTTGATGAATTGATCCCTATCGTGAAGAAAAACCGGAAAGAAATCTTCATGATACCTAAGGATTTCGGCCATCATGGTTTAAGATCTTTCTACGATGCAATATTTTTTAACCTCAATGTCATTGCACATTTCGGCTTATACGTTGGCGTCGAGAACTATATTATAGCGTCCGAATCAAtatccattttgaaaaagatgtCTCTGCTCTACAACAAGAATTGCTCTTCAACGCATTTGAGAAACAAGTTACTAATTGTACTAGATGCTGTTGACGAATCCGCTCGCATCAAAGACGCTTTTATTTCCCAAATTGAGACGCCTATCgatattgaagagaaaCTGCAGTTAAAGTTGGAGATACTAGATTTGCTTGCATCTAATTTGTCATATAGCGATCAAGAGATGACAGTGGCGCATTTCCTACTCGGATTCCAAGTTTCTGACGCCATATCTGTTGGCCCAAAACTTTCAACTTTTATTGCATCCGGCATTTCCTTATTGGGATCTCTCTTGAACCTTCTTCAGGCTTCTTTGGAAAGTGTCAGCCCTGCAAATATTGACTATGCACCAATGAGGCTGGCCGCCATGACCATGGAAATTATTCTAAAGTTGTGTCGCAATCCAGTGACCTCGGCTATCATTTTTGACGTCTTGTTAGAAAATGAGTTTCTCGACACTATCGTCATGCTGGACCCCCAGATAACCAAATACACTTCTTGGAACAATCgactttttgaaacatCATCCCTCGAGAGTGTGCATGCATTTAACGAAGGACCTTCTCTGGGTGCATTCATCTCCTTTTTAAGTTACAGGAATCACTTGACTCAGTTTTTCAGCTTGTTTATTCACAGGATATTCTTTGTCGGAACGACGTTCCAAATATCCACCTACATCAACTATCTGATATCTAGTAATAGGGGCTCCGCAAAGATTTTGTCGTTCCTTAACACACTGAACTACGGCAGTATTCCAGTCTCCAAATATACAGGTAATCTTTCATCAAACCTTTCGAAAGTTTCGTTTGAGTTGGATCTGATTCCATTGAAACCTCGGTGTACTGGGAATATATTTGATTTCACGGAAGTGGATGCCAGGTTATCTCTGTTCAAAAGAGCGAATGAAGTGCAGCCTAAGCCAACCATGTTAACTTTGGTAACCAATAGGTCTGTTGATGGAGATCCATcggagaagaaagaagatGCGGAGATGCTAAAACTTCGATCCTATATTACAGACTGCTTGAGCAATTCCAAGATCAGTGATCTGCAGCTGTGTATACTGCATTCTTGGGTGCAGTTGGTTCAGATTATTGTCACTGATGGGAAGTTGGGTACATTAGAGCGCTGTGATTTCATACTTGAGATTTTCAGTACAATTGTTCCAAAAATCAATGACTATGTGGAGTTTGATGTCAAATTCTCAGAGGAACTGGTGTCGCTGGCTGTATTCTTATATGAAATATACAATCAGGACAGAAGAACAATGGACAAGTATGACAAATTGGATACAAGACTTGATAGTTTATTCAAGGTGTGCATACATGGGATTACCTCACCTCTTTCATCCATATCGCTGAGGTCGGACTTTTACGTATTGACAAACCAATATCTCGTGAGAATCCTTAATGATGAAAAATTGTCCAAAGAgattttgcaaaatttgAGAGTTATTAATGAGAAGTTCGTTGAAGTGATTTCTAATGATGCAATTTATGGGCAAGGTACGAGCAGAATTACAGCGATACTCTTACTAGATTCTTTGGTTCAGGTGGCAGACTGGAACAAAGATAACATTATATTAGAATCGCTGACAAAAAACGCACACCTGCTCCTAATCATCCGGACCTTAAAAAATATCGACAATATTCTGAAATCTACCACGGAAGCAACTAGTATAGACGATTTGCTCTACGAAATGACTGCTTTCAAAGCTACtgtcttctttttgatTCGTATTGCGCAGACCAGAACAGGTTCCCAATCGCTAATTCAAAACAAGCTTTTGCAAGTCATTGGACAATGCTCTTTTCTAAAAGTTGATCCAGAGTTAGGTCTAAACCTacattttgatgaaaatcCCAGCAAAGGTACTGGTGTTGTGAATATAAACATAGGTTTGGAAAGTGCCGCCTCAGCAGGaagagaaactgaagaCTTATCTTTATTTGAACTTTTTATTCCCGTTTTCAAATTGATTTGCACCGTGCTTATTAGCGTTGGAAGTGAGAATGAGGTCGTGATCAACAACACACGCCAGTTATTATCTGCGTTCCGGAAACTGTTAGTCGGtgtcttcaagaaggatgCTTTGAATGATTCTGAAGGGAGAACAAATTACTTGCATGGGAAGAATGATGTTTTGGGAGAGATGGTGATGCTCATTACATTGCTCTGCACCTTGACTGATTACAATGGGAAAGAGTGTTTGTAA
- the SRP102 gene encoding Signal recognition particle receptor subunit beta (similar to Saccharomyces cerevisiae SRP102 (YKL154W); ancestral locus Anc_5.263) has product MESILDVKVIVSLAAVFITCCVLLLLRRNQHAAHSVSRGGKLANAKGLKSQKSIVVAGPSHSGKTTLFTRLTTESFRSCVLSQEPSIKHDYLPGHTNLLEFPGHVKLRYKLFDFLKGNKNVKGVVYVVDSTVDLKELTNTAEFLVDVLNVTENSNPAIDVLIACNKFDFFTARPPAKIKQAIEREIGHIITRKKKSLNEVKKNGNSEDVDGGDSDDEEDSLPLFSQVQYSGSFNFEQLEGTVEFISGSAMKNKVDGWCDWMSELS; this is encoded by the coding sequence ATGGAGTCTATATTAGATGTCAAGGTAATTGTATCTCTAGCAGCAGTTTTTATCACTTGCTGTGTACTTCTGTTGTTAAGGAGGAATCAGCATGCTGCTCACAGTGTCTCAAGAGGGGGTAAGCTGGCAAATGCAAAGGGGTTGAAATCACAGAAGAGCATTGTAGTGGCGGGGCCTTCACATTCTGGGAAGACTACATTATTTACGAGATTGACCACCGAGTCGTTTAGAAGTTGTGTTCTATCTCAAGAACCTTCTATAAAACACGATTATCTACCAGGCCACACTAACTTACTTGAATTCCCTGGGCACGTCAAACTTAGATATAAGTTGTTTGACTTcttgaaggggaacaaaAACGTGAAAGGTGTTGTCTATGTCGTTGATTCGACAGTGGATCTCAAAGAATTGACGAATACGGCAGAGTTTTTGGTTGACGTCTTGAATGTCAcagaaaattcaaatccTGCCATCGATGTTTTAATCGCATGCAATAAATTTGATTTCTTCACGGCAAGACCTCCCGCAAAGATCAAGCAGGCCATAGAAAGGGAAATTGGACATATCATCAccagaaagaagaaatcgCTGAATGAAGTAAAGAAGAATGGTAACTCTGAAGATGTTGATGGCGGGGAcagtgatgatgaggaagacAGTCTTCCCCTGTTCTCACAGGTACAATATTCTGGATCCTTTAACTTTGAGCAGTTAGAGGGAACTGTTGAGTTCATAAGTGGGAGCGCGATGAAAAATAAAGTAGACGGGTGGTGTGATTGGATGTCCGAATTGTCTTGA
- the RSM22 gene encoding tRNA methyltransferase RSM22 (similar to Saccharomyces cerevisiae RSM22 (YKL155C); ancestral locus Anc_5.264), with protein MLNRAPLRGLLKHRLHIRGVCNPSAALLQDFRSSRERRLLPETLKGKVNNLQILLNEDVAKAVNNNIVSLHLPNNLRRVAKNQFLKLQENEVYELPKTSLEVDAHIAGFFLRDYAAAFQVLTELKSRLGKSNFNPQRVLDVSLGPATGMIALNDVMGAEFRPEEKDAVITSGSEMTKRAKIMLSRQFNEIPIPPAEAEIPDTQDKTIDSGGPEVNEDYELVGEVMTKKIKTVTKLKNTVPVNKKYDLIILHHQLLRNRKKFPKQVDENIETYLKHLAPNGHIVVIERGTPLGFETIARARQLMIRPERHPMEHGKISRPWLRGAKMNITEGPGDFYLSIVAPCPHHRQCPLQTGNPNFYNLPQGKKLKFCSFQKSIRRPKFSIELKKGKWLAMPWEDDNDVRKHRELRGKGRPHGKNEETVSFSYLIAKRSPTDPETLQQIEKTRESSTTKYETGSLGDNTQDTWPRILTPPSKQKGHVVFDLCAPSGQLEKWIVPKSFSKEAYHDARKATKGDLWALDAKTKIQSLGRINLEKFEKLEKERVRAIKKEDKERGNKMGDKLKKLDQSEAQTNIEEMIDESAEAYGYFWKQDQ; from the coding sequence ATGTTGAATAGAGCACCCCTGCGAGGTTTGTTAAAGCACCGTTTACATATACGAGGTGTTTGCAACCCGTCTGCTGCTCTTTTACAGGATTTTCGAAGTTCGCGGGAGAGGAGGTTGCTCCCGGAGACGCTGAAGGGTAAAGTGAACAATCTACAAATCCTATTGAACGAGGATGTTGCTAAGGCGGTTAACAACAACATTGTATCCCTACATTTGCCGAATAATTTGCGTCGTGTGGCCAAAAATCAGTTTCTGAAATTGCAGGAAAATGAGGTTTATGAACTGCCCAAAACCTCTTTAGAGGTAGATGCTCACATCGCTGGGTTCTTTCTTAGAGACTACGCTGCAGCTTTCCAAGTGTTAACTGAACTAAAATCGAGACTCGGTAAATCAAACTTTAACCCACAACGAGTTCTGGACGTGAGTTTAGGTCCTGCTACCGGCATGATTGCGCTAAATGACGTTATGGGTGCAGAATTCAGACCCGAGGAGAAGGATGCCGTAATTACTTCAGGATCTGAAATGACCAAAAGAGCCAAGATTATGCTAAGTAGACAGTTTAATGAGATTCCTATACCGCCGGCAGAAGCAGAAATCCCTGACACACAGGATAAAACTATTGATTCTGGGGGACCAGAAGTCAATGAAGATTATGAACTTGTCGGTGAAGTGATGacgaaaaaaattaaaacTGTTACCAAATTAAAGAACACTGTTCCAGTGAATAAGAAGTATGATTTAATTATTTTGCACCACCAACTTTTGAGGAATAGAAAGAAGTTCCCCAAACAAGTGGATGAGAATATAGAAACTTATTTGAAACACTTGGCCCCCAATGGTCATATAGTGGTTATAGAGCGGGGTACTCCATTGGGCTTTGAAACTATAGCCCGAGCTCGGCAGCTTATGATCCGCCCAGAACGACACCCCATGGAGCATGGTAAAATATCTAGACCGTGGCTAAGAGGTGCAAAAATGAACATCACCGAGGGTCCCGGGGATTTTTATTTGAGCATTGTGGCACCTTGTCCACACCACCGGCAATGTCCTTTGCAGACTGGAAATCCTAATTTCTACAATTTGCCACAGGGCAAAAAGCTGAAGTTTTGTTCGTTTCAAAAGAGTATCCGGCGTCCAAAGTTTAGCATcgaattgaagaaaggtAAATGGCTAGCAATGCCATGGGAAGATGATAATGATGTCAGAAAACACAGAGAATTACGCGGCAAAGGTCGGCCGCACGGTAAAAATGAGGAAACTGTAAGTTTTTCCTATCTGATCGCTAAAAGGTCACCTACCGACCCGGAGACACTTCAGCAGATAGAGAAGACGAGGGAATCTTCAACTACCAAGTATGAAACAGGGTCTCTTGGAGATAACACGCAAGACACATGGCCACGGATATTAACTCCTCCTTCGAAACAAAAGGGCCATGTTGTATTTGACTTGTGTGCCCCTTCTGGCCAGTTGGAAAAATGGATAGTTCCAAAAtcgttttccaaagaagcGTACCACGATGCGAGAAAAGCAACAAAGGGTGATTTGTGGGCATTAGATGCCAAGACTAAGATACAGTCACTTGGGCGGATAAACttggagaagtttgaaaagTTAGAGAAGGAAAGAGTAAGAGCAatcaagaaggaggacAAGGAACGCGGCAATAAGATGGGAGATAAATTAAAAAAGTTAGATCAATCAGAAGCCCAGACAAACATTGAAGAAATGATTGATGAATCGGCTGAGGCATATGGATACTTCTGGAAACAAGACCAGTGA
- the RCN1 gene encoding Rcn1p (similar to Saccharomyces cerevisiae RCN1 (YKL159C); ancestral locus Anc_5.281) → MTEVLATDTIVITGRKGVLIDNDAVSLIQNWLSDTVLLSHTVLRDNPLQLIVLRKFQKILLISPATDLSRSIMHVAENDDELLSSNFQFTYSLTNTAATCEKDYLKLPERDHLFLISPPTSPPPEFDYTRCEERPSTIENVTTHLPRSHMSGEADDDKGVLLVSDVGSITIDRCQTQKSDDEMVPVMALEQRRTAAPPRSLFDSDDE, encoded by the coding sequence ATGACAGAAGTACTAGCTACCGACACTATCGTAATAACAGGGAGAAAGGGGGTTTTAATAGACAACGATGCTGTTTCGCTTATTCAAAACTGGTTAAGCGACACAGTACTACTGAGCCATACGGTGCTAAGGGACAACCCTTTGCAGCTGATCGTGCTACGTaaattccaaaaaatacTACTAATATCGCCGGCAACTGACCTGTCTCGCTCTATAATGCATGTAGCGGAGAACGATGATGAACTTTTGTCTTCCAACTTCCAATTTACATACTCTCTGACAAACACGGCTGCCACTTGCGAAAAGGATTATTTGAAACTGCCTGAAAGGGACCATCTGTTTCTCATTTCTCCCCCAACTTCACCACCACCTGAGTTTGACTACACTCGATGTGAGGAAAGGCCGTCCACCATCGAAAATGTGACTACACACTTGCCACGAAGCCATATGAGTGGTGAGGCCGATGATGACAAAGGCGTGCTCTTGGTAAGTGATGTCGGAAGTATCACTATTGACAGGTGTCAAACACAAAAATCAGATGATGAAATGGTGCCGGTCATGGCGCTGGAACAGAGACGCACGGCAGCCCCACCAAGATCTCTCTTCGACTCCGATGACGAGTGA